The following are from one region of the Pleurodeles waltl isolate 20211129_DDA chromosome 4_1, aPleWal1.hap1.20221129, whole genome shotgun sequence genome:
- the LOC138286995 gene encoding olfactory receptor 8U9-like, producing MEGRNYTVVTEFILSGLTDVPELKLLLFLIFLTIYIITIAGNVCIIFLIIYDPCLHLPMYYFISHLGFIDLCYSSTITPKMLTDLLAEKKSISVPGCFIQLSSFSVFATAECNLLALMAFDRYVAICIPLRYTLIMAKNVCLWSVVGVYTISSVTSAINIGYMSVLSFCGPNVIRHFFCDFLAIYKLSCTDTWSNQMLLFALSVMFTMSAIFIILFSYSSILSAVLKIQSATGRSKVFSTCGSHFLCVVIFYGTLLFMYLRPNSTHSQEEDFVSSVFYAVVIPMLNPLIYSLRNRSMKNALKKIWFKKTLPLW from the coding sequence ATGGAAGGAAGAAACTACACTGTGGTTACAGAGTTTATTCTATCAGGACTTACTGATGTGCCAGAGCTGAAACTTCTACTGTTCCTGATATTCCTCACTATTTACATCATCACTATTGCTGGGAATGTTTGTATTATTTTTCTGATCATATATGACCCTTGTCTTCACTTACCCATGTACTACTTTATCAGTCACCTTGGCTTTATTGATCTGTGCTACTCTTCTACTATCACCCCCAAGATGTTGACTGACCTCTTGGCAGAGAAGAAGTCCATCTCTGTTCCTGGCTGCTTTATCCAACtctcttctttctctgtctttgcTACAGCAGAGTGCAACCTTTTAGCATTGATGGCTTTTGACCGCTATGTAGCAATTTGTATCCCATTGCGTTACACACTTATAATGGCCAAGAATGTCTGCTTATGGTCAGTGGTGGGGGTGTATACTATCAGCTCTGTAACCTCTGCGATTAATATTGGGTACATGTCTGTACTCTCCTTCTGTGGGCCCAATGTGATCAGACATTTCTTTTGTGACTTTCTAGCCATTTATAAGCTGTCATGCACTGATACTTGGAGCAATCAGATGCTATTGTTCGCcttatctgtaatgttcacaatgaGTGCCATCTTCATTATTCTCTTCTCCTACAGTTCTATTCTCAGTGCAGTTTTGAAAATCCAATCCGCAACAGGAAGGAGTAAAGTGTTCTCCACATGTGGATCCCACTTCCTGTGTGTTGTGATCTTCTATGGGACTCTCCTCTTCATGTATCTCAGGCCCAACTCTACCCATTCCCAGGAGGAGGACTTTGTTAGCTCTGTGTTCTATGCTGTGGTCATCCCCATGCTAAACCCCCTGATCTACAGCCTCAGGAACAGGAGCATGAAGAATGCCCTGAAAAAGATATGGTTCAAGAAGACCTTGCCATTATGGTGA